One window of Marinobacterium aestuarii genomic DNA carries:
- a CDS encoding MBL fold metallo-hydrolase, which translates to MSYGADAQSAAVDLVVLSHAHEDHFDQAAEQQLPRNMPLVAPSHDAQKMQEKGFSALTSRAWNESVSYQAGAGTVTFTAVLAHHSGDASIDPLLGLGNGYWIDVTQGDWKKTLYWTGDTLAAEDVIQAVRARGPLDILMPHLGRVGTPGPLGKISMGADAAVQLARALSPTKVVPIHHSSYVLYLEPIDRLVTQSQGAHYGLDLISEGSRLLYR; encoded by the coding sequence CTGTCCTATGGAGCTGATGCCCAGAGCGCCGCTGTTGATCTGGTTGTCCTCAGCCATGCCCATGAAGATCACTTTGATCAGGCGGCCGAGCAACAGTTGCCCAGGAACATGCCGCTGGTAGCACCGTCCCATGATGCACAGAAAATGCAGGAAAAGGGGTTTTCTGCGCTGACGTCACGGGCCTGGAATGAGAGCGTCAGTTATCAGGCGGGTGCTGGAACAGTGACATTTACGGCGGTACTGGCTCACCATTCAGGCGATGCAAGTATCGACCCTCTTTTAGGGCTGGGTAATGGCTACTGGATCGACGTTACCCAGGGGGACTGGAAAAAAACGCTCTACTGGACGGGCGATACCCTGGCTGCCGAGGATGTTATCCAGGCGGTGAGGGCGCGGGGCCCGCTGGATATTCTGATGCCCCACCTGGGCAGGGTCGGCACCCCGGGGCCGCTTGGAAAAATAAGCATGGGGGCAGACGCTGCAGTGCAGCTGGCAAGAGCGCTGTCGCCGACCAAGGTGGTCCCCATTCATCACAGCAGTTATGTGCTCTATCTTGAGCCCATTGATCGTCTGGTGACCCAGAGCCAGGGCGCCCACTATGGGCTGGATCTGATTTCCGAAGGCTCCAGGCTGCTTTATCGTTAG
- a CDS encoding putative quinol monooxygenase — protein MSSLVYCTAQFKPRPGKDAELFATLQTLEPNTLREDGCVQYRVTRQVSSPFADGESYPIVFHEIWQDMNAFEQHCQRREISAFFSRYCEAPDGLAEAWNVCVYSDAADEPA, from the coding sequence ATGTCATCCCTTGTTTACTGTACCGCCCAGTTCAAGCCGCGCCCTGGCAAGGACGCCGAACTCTTTGCCACATTGCAGACCCTCGAACCCAATACGCTGCGCGAAGACGGCTGTGTGCAGTACCGCGTCACCCGCCAGGTCAGTAGCCCCTTCGCCGACGGCGAGAGCTACCCCATCGTCTTCCATGAGATATGGCAGGACATGAACGCCTTCGAGCAACACTGCCAGCGCCGCGAGATCAGCGCGTTTTTCAGCCGTTACTGCGAAGCACCCGATGGTTTGGCAGAGGCCTGGAATGTCTGTGTCTATTCCGACGCCGCCGATGAGCCGGCCTGA